CTACCGGTCGCGCTCGCGGGCGGGCGTGCGTCGAGCGCCCCCTGCAGCCGTGCTAATGTCTATCTTCGGTTCTCGTGATGAGAATCGCACTCGCGCGGGTGGCGGAATTGGCAGACGCGCTAGCTTGAGGTGCTAGTGCCCGTATAGGGCGTGGGGGTTCAAGTCCCCCCTCGCGCACGCGAGTCGAAGGCCCCGGATCGTTGATCCGGGGCCTTTACCCTTGCCCGCACTGTCTGCCCCAGCGCTGTCTGCCCCAGCACTGTCTGCCCCAGCACTGGGGTGCCCCGCTCCTGGCGCGGCACTGTGCCGCTCAGTCCGCCGGACGTAACATCCTCTGCAAGATGAAACCCGGCCCCGTGCGCATGAAAGGCGTGCTGACGACCTGGAACGACGACCGAGGATTCGGCTTCGTCGCCCCCGCCGTCGGCGGGCCGGACGTGTTCGTGCACATCTCGGCGTTCCCCGAGGGCGCCCTGCGTCCGGTCGAGGGCGACGAGGTCGGCTACGAGCTGGAGTTCTCCCCCGACGGCAAGCCGCGTGCGGCGCGGGCGCAGACCCTCCGGCACGTGCCGGCGCCGGCACGGGTGCGCCGCCCCAACCCGCCGCAGCGTTCGAGCAGGCTCGGTTATGTGGCGATCCTGGCGTTCGGCTGCATCGTGTTCGTGCGGGCGCTCGTGCATCCGCTGCCGTTCTGGGTGGCGGTGCTGTACGGCGGGGCGAGCGTCGTGACGTTCATCGCCTACGCCGTCGACAAGCGTGCCGCGCAGACCGACAACTGGCGGGTGCCCGAGGGCTCGCTGCTCGCCCTCGGGGTGATCGGCGGCTGGCCGGGGGCGATCGTGGCGCAGCAGGTGCTGCGGCACAAGACCCTCAAGGCGAGCTTCCAGTGGGCGTTCTGGATCTCGGTCGTCGTGAACGTGCTGGGGTTCGCGGCGCTGTCGTGGCTTGCGGCGCTGCCGTCCGAGCTCTGAGAGCGCTCCTTCCCGCTGTCGTCCGCGCGGCGTAGCATCGAACGCATGTTCGAGATGGCGCAGACCCGTGGGGACGAGATCCGTGCCCTGCAGGATCGCATCCACGGGATGCAGCGCACGCGCCTCGACGACCGCCGGCTGCCCACCTCCTCGGCGCTCTCCGAGCTGCTGCCGGGCGGCGCGCTCGCGGCGGGCGCCAGCTACGTCATCGAGGGCTCGACCGCGCTCGCCCTCGAGCTGTTGCGCGAGCCGAGCCGGGCCGGATCCTGGTGCGCGATCGTGGGGATGCCCGACCTCGGGGTGGAGGCGGCCGCGGCGGCCGGGATCGAGCTCGAGCGGCTCGTGCTCGTGCCGCATCCGGCCGAGCAGTGGTTCGCGGTGGTCTCGGCGCTCATCGACGCGGTCGCGGTGGTGCTCGTGCGCCCGCCGACCGGAAAGCGGGTCGGCGAGGCGGCGGCGACCCGACTCGCCGCACGGCTGCGGCAGCGCGAGGCGGTGCTCGTGGCGACGGGCGACTGGCCGCGTGCCCAGGCGCGGCTCACCGTGCCCGAAAGCGATTGGGCGGGGATCGGCGCGGGGTTCGGGCATCTCGCCGCCCGCCAGCTGACGGTGGCCGCGAGCTCCCCCGCCTGGCAGGGGCGCACCCGATCGCGGCGGCTCTGGCTTCCGGATGCGCGGGGTGCGGTCTCCCCCGTCGCGGCGCGCGAGGTCGTGGTGCGCGAGGTGGTGCGCGAGGTGGAGCGCGCTGCCGGGCGCGCTTCCCGTCACGCGGCCGTAGGCTGACCGGCATGCGGTACCGCTTCACGAGCGAGGTGCGGCGCTGGGAGGCCCGCCGCGACGACTGGTTTTTCGTCGATCTGCCGCTCGACGCCTCGGCGGAGATCCACGAGTGGGCGGATGCCCGGCCGCGTGCCGGGTTCGGCGCCGTGAAGGTCGTCGCCCGGGTGGGCGGCACCTCGTGGTCGACCTCGATCTTCCCCGGGGCGTCCGGCGTCTACAGCCTCGCGCTGGCCGCCCGCATCCGTCGCGCCGAGTCCATCGAGCCCGGTGAACTGATCGAGGCCGAGGTCGAGCTGCAGGGCTGACTCCGCATCCCGCTTGCGATACTCGAACACATGTTCGAGAATGAGGCATGACCGCATCCGATCCGCGACTGCTCGTGCTGCTGCTGCCCGACTGGGCCGTGCGTGCGCAGGCGCGCGAGCAGCGCATCCCCGAGGACGCCGCGCTCGCGCTCGTCGCGAAGGGACTCGTGGCAGCCTGCTCCCCCGCGGCCCGTGCCGACGGCGTGCGGGTCGGCATGCGGCAGCGCGAGGCGCAGGGGCGTTGCCCGGGGCTGCGGATCGCACGCGAGGATCCGGCCGTCGCGAGCCGTGCCTTCGAGCCCGTGCTCGCCGCACTCGAGCAGGCGGTGCCGGGATGGCATCCGCTGCGCCCCGGGGTCGCCGCGATCCGCGCGCGCGGTGCCGCCCGCTACTACGGCAACGAGCGGGCGGCGGCGCGCACGGTCGCCGGCATCGCCGTCGAGCACGGGGCCCCGGGCGCCCGGGTCGGCATCGCCGACGGCCTGTTCGCGGCCGAGCTCGCCGCCCGCGGCGTCGGCACCACGTCTCCGGCGGCGGATCCGCTGCACCTCGTGCCCACCGCCGGCACCGCCGCCTTCCTCGCCCCGCTGCCCGTCGCCGCCCTCGGCGACCCCGAGCTGGCCACCCTGCTGCCGCGCCTCGGCATCCGCACCCTCGGCGCATTCGCGGCCCTCTCCGCCGACGACGTCGCCGCCCGTTTCGGGCCGCTCGGCGCCCGGCTGCATGCCCTCGCCGCGGGGCGGGACCCGCGCGGGGCCGCCCCGCGCATCCCGCCGCGCGACCTCGACGCCGTGGTCGACTTCGAGCCGGCCGTCGAACGCGTCGACGAGGTGGCCTTCGGGGTGCGGGCGGCGTGCGACGACTTCGTGCTGGCCCTGCTGCACGAGCGGCTGGTCTGCACGGCGCTGCGGGTCGAGCTGCACGGCGACCGCGGCGAACTCGATGAGCGCGTCTGGCTGCATCCGCGCTCCTTCTCGGCCGCCGAGGTGGTCGACCGGGTGCGCTGGCAGCTGCAGGCCACCGAGCTCATGCGCTCGGGCGTCGTGCGGGTGCGGCTGAGCCCCGACGCGGTCGACCCGGTGCAGGCGCACGAGCGGGGGCTCTGGGGCACCGGACCGGATGAGCGCGTGCACTCCGCGCTCTCGCGCGTGCAGGGCATGGTGGGGCATCGCGGCGTGCTCACCCCGCGCCTCGCGGGCGGCAGGCGCCCGGCCGATCGGCAGCAGCTGGTGCCGTGGGGCGACCGCGGGGTCGCCGTCCGCGAGCGGGTGCGCCCGTGGCCGGGCGCGCTGCCGGATCCGCCGCCCACGACGGTGTTCGAGGTGCCGCGCCCGCTGCGCGTGGAGGACGTGCACGGTCGCCCGGTGACGGTCGACGACCGCGGTGCGGTGAGTGCGGCCCCCGCCGTGATCGTCGCGCAGAGCGGCACCCGCCGCGAGCTCACCGCCTGGGCGGGGCCGTGGCCGCTCGAGGAGCGCTGGTGGGATCCGGCATCCGCTCGCGCCGTCCACCGGCTGCAGGCGGTCGACACCACGGGATGCGCGTGGCTGCTCGTGCTCGACGGCGACGGCTGGTGGGCCGAGGGACGGTACGACTGATGGGCGCGGACTGATGGGCTTCCACAACCCGCCGATGTCGTGGTCCGAGTTCGAGGGAACCCTCTCGGGCCGCCGCAGGGCCGGCAGCACGGCACCGGATGATCGCACGGCCGACACTCGGGACGGCGGCGACGGGCCGGCCTTCTCGCACAAGCGCGGGCCGTACCTGCCGCCCGCCGGTCTGGCGCGCGACCCGGATGCGCTGCCCTACGCCGAACTGCACGCGCACTCGAGCTTCAGCTTCCTCGACGGCGCCTCCTCCCCCGAGGAGCTGCTCGAGGAGGCGGAGCGGCTCGGGCTCTCCGCGCTCGCCCTCGTCGACCACGACACCTTCGCGGGTCTCGTGCGCTTCGCCGAGGCGGCCGAGGCATCACACGTCGCGACCGTGTTCGGGGCTGAGCTCTCGTTGGGCCTCCCCGGACCCCAGAACGGCGAACCCGACCCCGAGGGCAGCCATCTGGTGGTGCTCGCGCGCGGCCCCGAGGGGTATCACCGGCTCGCCTCCGCCCTCACCACCGCGAACCTGCGCGGCGGCGAGAAGGGGCGGCCGGTCTATCTGCTCGACGAGCTCGCCGAGATGGCGGAGGGCCATTGGGCGGTGCTCACCGGATGCCGCAAGGGCGCCGTACGGCAGGCCCTCGCGCGCGGGGGCGCGGATGCGGCATCCCGCGAGCTCGACGCGCTCGTCGGGCTGTTCGGGCCGGATGCCGTGCACGTCGAGCTCACCGACCACGGCGACCCGCTCGACACCGACCGCAACGATGTGCTCGCGGCCCTCGCGGCATCCCGCGGGCTCCCCGTGCTCGCCACCGGCAATGTGCACTACGCCACGCCCGACCGTCGGCATCTGGCCGCCGCGGTGGCCGCCGTGCGCGCGCGACGCAGCCTCGACGAGCTCGACGGCTGGCTGCCGTCGACGGGCGCCGCACACCTGCGTTCGGGCCGGGAGATGCGGGCGCGCTTCGCCCGCTACCCCGGTGCGATCGAACACGGTCTCGCCCTCGCCGCCGAGCTCGCCTTCCCGCTGCGGCGCGCCAAGCCCGCCCTGCCGCGGCAGCACATCCCCGAGGGCCACACCCCCATGTCGTACCTGCGCGAGCTGGTCTGGGAGGCGGTGCCCCGGCTCTA
The Protaetiibacter larvae DNA segment above includes these coding regions:
- a CDS encoding DNA polymerase Y family protein; its protein translation is MTASDPRLLVLLLPDWAVRAQAREQRIPEDAALALVAKGLVAACSPAARADGVRVGMRQREAQGRCPGLRIAREDPAVASRAFEPVLAALEQAVPGWHPLRPGVAAIRARGAARYYGNERAAARTVAGIAVEHGAPGARVGIADGLFAAELAARGVGTTSPAADPLHLVPTAGTAAFLAPLPVAALGDPELATLLPRLGIRTLGAFAALSADDVAARFGPLGARLHALAAGRDPRGAAPRIPPRDLDAVVDFEPAVERVDEVAFGVRAACDDFVLALLHERLVCTALRVELHGDRGELDERVWLHPRSFSAAEVVDRVRWQLQATELMRSGVVRVRLSPDAVDPVQAHERGLWGTGPDERVHSALSRVQGMVGHRGVLTPRLAGGRRPADRQQLVPWGDRGVAVRERVRPWPGALPDPPPTTVFEVPRPLRVEDVHGRPVTVDDRGAVSAAPAVIVAQSGTRRELTAWAGPWPLEERWWDPASARAVHRLQAVDTTGCAWLLVLDGDGWWAEGRYD
- a CDS encoding DUF1294 domain-containing protein, which encodes MKPGPVRMKGVLTTWNDDRGFGFVAPAVGGPDVFVHISAFPEGALRPVEGDEVGYELEFSPDGKPRAARAQTLRHVPAPARVRRPNPPQRSSRLGYVAILAFGCIVFVRALVHPLPFWVAVLYGGASVVTFIAYAVDKRAAQTDNWRVPEGSLLALGVIGGWPGAIVAQQVLRHKTLKASFQWAFWISVVVNVLGFAALSWLAALPSEL
- a CDS encoding DUF1905 domain-containing protein, which produces MRYRFTSEVRRWEARRDDWFFVDLPLDASAEIHEWADARPRAGFGAVKVVARVGGTSWSTSIFPGASGVYSLALAARIRRAESIEPGELIEAEVELQG